The window GACTTAACTTTTTGGAGAATCTTAGTCTCCTAATGCCTACAAAGGAGCATGTAGTTGTCACAGTGTGTATTTATAGCTTGTCAAAGTCTCAGTGTGGCTGCACCAGCCTTAACAGTTGTAGGCAGTTTTATACCTGTGGGCTTAAACAGGTTGGTTAGAGTAGTtaattaatacagaaaaattttaCCTTTACATCTTTAATTGCATCACTTCTTTCTTGGGGCCCTTCACCTTCCTCCAGTGGCTGAATAGAGAAAGGATTTTTCAAGAAAGCAgtaaaattaatcttttaaGTTCAAAGTAAGATTTTATAAAATGCAGTATTTCTGAAGAAAGGTAAGTAAAAAATGTTGTAATGAGCTTCCTCTGTAAAGCCAGTTACGATGGCGCTATTTTTAGGATCTTTCCTGGGATATTAATATtcactaaaatatatttttacagcatAGGTTTTATTACTCCTTGCAAAGTTCACATGCGATGTCACATCAGACACTGTTTACTGGAGgtcagaagaaaaagacagtGGTTATTAAagactgaaatgttttctgtttctctacATAACTGTATTTCTCTTAATACTGCTAAGTGGCTGAACCCTGTCAGTCAGTGCCACTACTGGGTACCAGAAAAGAGCTAAACCTGTAATGCTAAGCAAAGGTCTAAACTGGGGCTAAAAGGTGTCCTTTGGTCCATGGACTATTTCTAGTATTAATTTAGGTAATATCTGTCCCATTCATAAAAGGCTACAATCTGTTTATTTCAATGGTTTGCACTGATGTGAAACTCAAAGCAAGACTTTTAGTTAACAGGATGAGATTCTCAACTAAGTCTTGGATTGCCAGTTAAGTTAAAGCTGTCAAATCAGCCACTCTGATTCCAGTCGTTTTTAACACAGACATAACTAAAATACCCTAAGAATTTGAAAAGTAGGTGTTTGGTATTTTTACACAGCAAGTATTTGAGTTTAAAAGCATTGCTCCTATAAAGGGAAAACCTACTTACTAATTCTGCAGAACTATCATGTTCCAAGCAGCCACTGTTCAaacttttcacagaaacagGAAAGATTGTCAGTGATCACCTTGTTTCTAAACAACTACTTATTGCTATTTTCTTACTAAATGGAGCAGGAACTACCAATAACAGGAACAGGAGAGTAGACAAAGAGCATGGGAACATGTCTCTATCTACAGTACATTGTTAATATTCAGGTGCCACTAATTAACAAGTCAGAATAATCCCTTTCCAGAAAGCGCAGCCACTGGAGAGAAAGATCAATCTTCACTTTCAAATGTTACCAATTAAACAGGAGCCCATCAATAGGATCAGCATCATCCTTCTCTTGCTTTAGAGCTTATGTGctaaaaccaaagagaaatcCACAAAAATCCATTCTTACCATTTCTAGTTCTCTGAGAGCTCTGGAATGTCCTCCTTTAGTTAAAACATCAAGCAAACTATCAGCCAGTAAGAGAGGATAATCTTGGGATTTCATACAAAAATCTTGAATACTGAAAGAATAAAGACAGTTAAGGTAACTACTTTAATATCAAACATTTAGTGCAAAAAAGTTACATAAGATCAAACCAATATGTACAGCATACAAAACCCAAGTAGCACAGGATTTGACCTAAATGGCTTGCTTTAGTTTCATCAGCCATGCCCTCAGTAGTTGAGGAACTCACTCAGaatctgaaaactgaaaaactggGAAAGCTGTACTGCCTCAGGATGAAAGCAAACTTGCTCAGGCACTCCACATCTACACTGTACTTGAATATTCCTCCCATTTCAGATGAATTTATACATGTAGGCTATTTGTGAAATTCTCATAAAACAAAAGACCTTTGAAGCTTTTATAAACAAGACAAATAAAACCACtaagaattaattatttttactgtaataAATACTACTAAATTTAAGCAGAATTTAGGGACTACATTGAGAATCACTATGTCTGGACTCAGTTCTCCCACTACCCACTATGACCATAGTAGTTTGGCCTGTATTTGACATTAACAAAGATGTATCTCATTCAATGCAGTAATTAATGTTAATTAATGTTTAAACAAATACAGTTTGTACAAACATTTGTACCACTCAACACTTCTGGCTTTGAACATAAGTCCTTCAGTTACCTGTAAATACATTTAAGCTTTAGACAATGTGTTCCTAGGGATCAGTAGCATCAAAATTCTTCCATCTTGGCTAATTTTACTTCAGAGGCAGGTTCTTTTACTGAAGTATTTGTTTcttaagcaaacaaaacccctgGATCTACAAAGGCAGCAATGGCATCATTCCACAGCAAAGCCAGCCCATACTGCAGGGATTGCACCCAACTGCTTCTGGACATGGAAGCTGTACTACCATCCTGGCTGTTGGATTACCTGGCAGAGCCTTGATTAGAGTCTTCCCCATATGTTGAATAGATTAAGTCAGAATCTTCTTTGCTTATGTTGGCAAATGTAGAATCGTATGTTGGCGCATAGGAACTAAAGGGTCCATAATTCAAGTATGTCACTAATGAATAACAACAGTATTAATTATTACATGGGATTTGATGCATCAGATAAAAATGAGAAGGGGCTGTAAAACAACTCCCCAAAAGAAATTTTTAGGAATATATTTCTTAAGGCAAAACCAAACTTTCACAGAACACCATCTGTTCACCCTGGAACATCTTTTAGTCATCTCTAAatcaaataatttctatttgCAAATGTGTTACTAACAACACTGTGTGCCTTAGCACAACATGAACAGTGTGATGCCCGTAACAGGTTCTCAGGCTTTCCCCTGTGCTCTTTCAAAGCTATCAAACCCCTTGTTCTATCTGGTAGAGCTTCTGATCTCAATGTAGATCATTAGTAAATATGCTGCCTCTTTTGTACATGCAAGTTAAGCTGGACTTTGATGTGCTGTTCAGTTGTGTCATAGACACATAAAATCAtagattggtttgggttggaagggatcttacacaccacctagttccaacccccctgccatgggcagggatatgTAATAATGCAAAACTCTAGTACCAAATTTGTGTGCTAGTAATGAGATCAACACAGTTTGTTTATATAAGGAAGaggatttgtattttttaaagaaaaatcagcacTTACCTGGAGTAACCTTGtttcttttatcttctttgAACCCTTGTAACGTATTAACTCCTGATTGAAGCCTTCCTGCTGTCATACCCAACTTCACAGGGCAGTAACCTGGTTCTTCAATGGGATGtatcaaaacacagaaatagaGAAGGCATATGATGTCTAAACTCATTCAACAGCCATAGGTAGAAACTCAAAATAGACAGAACATGACTCTGTGTTTTCCTCTCCAAATGCTTCATACTAAAGTCTGTGCGACAAAATGACTTTGGATCCAGACACTTCCTGACCCTGGAAAATCTGTGACCTTTTAGGTGAGCAGACACTGCACTCTGTACATGGAACACACTTAAGGGGACCCCAGGAATTAAATGTGCCAGTctcttttccagcagcagaactgtTCCCTTGCAGCTCCCACAAATAGCTgacacaaaacagagaagcaacAACCAGAGGGCTCCCTACAGCTGCTCCTAATGACAGCCACGCCTGAGGCCCACCTACATGATCCCTCAGCTGCAGCTTTTTCAACCCAGATCTTCCTCAGACTGTAAAGAGACATTCAGTTCTTGGTCAGAATTTGCTCATCTGCCCCTGCAAAGAAGCAGACCAGTTAGGTGGAAGTAGCTTGTTACCTGAACTATGCCAACTTACCTCCTGCAGTAAGGTCAACTGGATTAAGAAGGCCCAGGGTTGTTGTACCatctggttttcttctttcaaattcacactgaaataaaatcagaCTGTTTTAATTCATATAGTATTTGAATTCCTAATCCTTAAACTAATAAAAACATCTAAGTGTCCTATCTGCAGGAATGAGAAAGGAAGATCAGTAACTCAGAAGTGAGTGCTGCTCTATAAATTTTGATTTGCATTAGATAAAACTTTCCTTCTCCTATAATGTTAATAACCTTTGATCAGATAAGTGCCTGTTTCAGAACTATGAGGATTTTGCAGGTTAGATTGGAGATATTTTCCTCAGGTTCCTCCTATTTGTCTTCTTCTCCTCTTTATCAACAATTTCTAAAAATTTAAGCTCAATTTGCTCAGCTGATAAAATTCAGTGTGCATTCAACTGATGtgcttttttttaaccttatgATGTTACATGGATGATCAATTCTGTACAATGATGTAAGTTGTAGTAAAAGCATACAAGGAGTTTCAGCTGACCTCAGATGCTAAGGAAGCCTGGTCTGTGAGAAAGTGAAAGGAGCTGCCAAACACAAAGATTTACCTGGCTGTTGGCAAGTCGTCTTGTTAATTTGCCTCCAGATTCTCGAACAATTCGATCAATCTGCTCCTGTTCCCTTTCCAAGCTATTGCTTCGTAATTTGTCTTCAAGCAGGTCTTTGTCCTTCCTGTGAAGAATACCCACACAACTCAGTTAACAGCTTAAACCCAACTGGCTAAATAAGTAGCACAAAAGGATACCATGACAAAATTGCTCTACCCAACTCTGCAAACTGGTTTTGCAGACAAAACAACTAACAATGAAAAAAGGGCCATTTAATATGATGGTGTTTAATACAGCTGGGGAAGGCACACGACAAGAGTTTACATCACCACATGCTTTTTCGTTAATATCTATAAATGTCTCTGTGTAAGGGTCTCTCACAAAACTAAGATTTTTTGGTATATCAGATACTCTCAATTTTATTATCCAGTATCTATCTACCTAAGTATTTAGTGTTTTGAAACCTGGTATTTCTAGATATTAAAGGCTATTTCAGGAAGCACATACTGTAGCTAGAGAGTTACATGTTTCAAATACAACTACCATGCAAATAAACCCAAAGTAACTGAAGTTAGCTTTATAGTTATTTGTGCCAAAATGTTTAAAAGGTGTTTGTCAGCCTTCTCCAAAGTTATACTAGGTCTGTGAAATAGGCACTGAAATACGAAATAACTGAAGGAATGGAGTTGATGAGCAGTACAGAGTTACCTACATGGAAAACTGATGGCATCATAAATGATTCTAAACTTATTTCAGTATATGAGGACACTCATGTAAGTATTGCTCCCTTGATACGAGGATGTTTTAATGTAAAAGCAGTACCGCAAAGGGAGAACCCACATCCACTGGTCCCCTATGGCATCTTGATTTAAAAGGTGTATCCTCTAATCGTTACTCGGACAATACTTCACTTTTTGTGTTCTTTACTGGGTGATTTGAAGGCTTTGGTGTCACCATCCATAGTTTCTCCTCTGTCTTTCCCAGGACCATTTTCATCTTCCCCAATTTGCTGCTGTTCTGTCTTGTCCTTCTGCTTCCTTGTTTTCTGCAGGTCAGCCATGAATTCTATACTTTGTTTCAGGCTCTGAATTCTCTCCtaaaaaaacatcaaaatctTTCTATTTGCTTCTTTAATAAATCTTTCTGTAACCTACCCATCGAtgctgattttatttcagttccTTCTTTCTTACATTAGCAAATATAAATGCagtttagaaaattaaatactaaATGTAAATATTCTTCAATAACTGATCTGGCAGCAGTACTAAAAAATGTACTATTTAAATTACAATATACAAGCCTTTGACAAGTATTAAGCAAGTTTTTATTTCATGAGATCCCTGTAAAAAAGTGAGGAATAAAGagggaacaaaaaaagaagcagtacattttttaatatattggtTTGTATCTTTTACCTGGCTAAGTATCTTCATCCCTGAGTGCAGCAGTTTTTTTGCAGCTTTGTAATAAATGGTGTCTGGTTTGTTGTAAGTCATTGCATTAGTACACATCAGTTTGAAGTTATCCTGTACAAACATTAATAAATttggaatgaaaattaaaaattgtataGTGTACTACACTAATATCCTTGCTGCAAATGCACTGTCTGGAGCAATAGGGAGAAAAGcttgaaagaatatttttaatgaacGAATTTaagaaatgtattaaaaatgtaaacagaAATAAGTATGCAACTTAGTTCTGAGACTTGAATCTCTCAGCCCAATAAACTTTGAAAGTATTCTTAAGTATTGCTAGTAACtaaatttcttaaaattttgaTGGAAGCCCTCATAGCTACACTTGCCCACTTCCTGACCAATCAGcagtcattaaaacaaaaaaccaaagtgaagcaacataaaaaagaatgaaaagctgCTGTTCAAACTATTCCAAAGAATACACCAAAGTTAAAATGTTATGACTCCAGTTACACTGAAAAAATATCTGCTTGTTTGAATTTCATTTCTTGAATAACTGAGTTACAAACTACTTCTATACCTACTGCAGAGCCTCTACAGGTGGCTATGTTTTATCACATTCTCAGCTATTTacaaagttaaaattaaaaactaagcaaaaccagctgaaaCAGGGCCTACTCTTCTCAAAATTTTTGAGATCTAAAGAAGTAtgtgtaagaaaataaaacctttacTATTAACTAACATGTGCCTTACTGTTAGTTACACACAGATTACATCTCTCAGGCCCTCATCTAGCCCGGCAAAGAACTAGAGTATTTCTGCTcaagaaaagagaacaaaacaaggTCACACATCTTTTAAAAGCTTTAGGGGCTTTCAAAACAGGCCCTTGAATCCACTGGTCACAATACAGCACCGGGCTAAGTGGTCACTGCCAACAGGACTGAGCTCATCGTGCCTTCACTTGTTGATCTTTGTGCTTGGAAAAAGCAACAGGCAAAGGCCATAAATTCACCACTCCTTGTTTTGTGAGAGGCAGTACctttaaaaaccaaaagagagCAGTCTGACAGAAATGCTAATATTTTAACTCTTAAGTAAACATCTAAAATGGGAGGCTGAAGGACAAACTGACACATTCCATGAAATCCTGCACAATACCTAAAACCACCAGTATCTTTTTGAGACGTGGATTTATGAACCAGAACAGTTTTCTCTTGTACTTTCAGAACTTACTTGCTCACAAAAATTCAACAAGAAGCAATTCTTCAGGCAGAAGTACTGTTTCTTTTTGGCATCTCCATATTCTCATATAACACTTGAGTTCAAGTCAATTGAGCATAATACATCTCTGTAGTCAATAACAAAATTTAAAGCATTACCTTTAATTCTTCAATGGACTGGTACCCATTGTTCTTGATCTTCTCTTTCATGGTACTAAAATCCATTGGGTTTTTAATGATCATGGAATAGCCAGGGGCAATAAAATCAGTCacaggaaatgaaaagaaagaacttGGATCCTTTCTGTTAAGAAATGAGAGACAGCATGTTCTTTGTTGTAAGTTGAAACATAAAAAACTGAGTATGGACTTAAATAGAAAGGAAAGAACTAAGCTGAAAAGGAATCAGAAACATAAAGCTAGAAATGACATGTGTCAGCATAATCTTTCACTTTCCAAGTTGAAAAAACCTCATACATAAAACTGTACACCAAAAAAGTGCTACAAATGTATTCGAGAAgttatttctctattttaatAACTACCTGTGTACTCAAGATGTAAAAAATCCAAcactttttttaacattttggaTTTTCACAAAGGggtttttattatattataattattaaaaaataaaaggaataaatatcCTCAGAATGTACTCTGAAATTACCAGAAGGGAAAGCTTGTTGCTAAATGTTGTGCTATTATATTAATATTCAGGTTGTCTAATATTAGGGGGTTTTTTATATCAACATTTCCAAAGACTTGTGGTGATCTCTGACACACAGTGATGTTTTTGAGTGTTTTTACCAGCATTAAAATCAAGCACAGCTGGTTCATGTTTTCTCCTTAGGATCAGGCTTTGTTGATAAGCTGGCACAAACCTCCATTGCTTCTTATTTGCTTTTCACAGTCTACAGCATGAGATTGGCTCCTACTCACATTGGTGAAACCATTGGCATTTCAGGCCTTTTTCCAGAGAAGAAATTATGGATTTCTACTCCAAATTACCAAGCTGCTAGAGAGCTGTGAAAAGGGTTTTGCTATACATAGGGCAGAAGCAGATAGTGCAGATATTCTGCAGCACCTGTGAGACacctgcacagcagctcccaactGAGAGAAAGGGTTCAAAACCCAAAGTGCACAGAGAGGGAGCCAAAACGAGCATAAGCACTTTTTGATAGTTTATGTTTCTTGAAACTGACACCAAGGTCTTCAAAATTTAAGGTTAAGAGAAAATCTGCTAACAAAGTTTCAGGCTTAATCTGACCAGACAGCTAAAGGGAAAGATCTTTCAATCACCCTTGTACACAAGACCCAGATACTCTAAAGTCAAGAATCACTATCTTAAACCAGAGACTACTTGGAAGAACTGCAAATTTGATTGTTTTAATCAAAAGACATTTGGTTAATAAGACAGTAGGAGAACATGGCTGAAGTTCTGAAGTGCATACTTCCTTTTTATAGTAAATAATGTTAAAATAGAGAACTCAAGGTAAAAAAAGTTTTGGCAAGTTGATTCCAAACACCACATTACTGGAAAACTGTCTTGgttttgaaagttttttaaGAGTACTATAAACTTGAAGCTGGACATGTTTACAAGAAGCCCAAGCTGAGGAGAACTTCCAAGTACACCTTCTTAAACTAGTACTTAAATTCCTAAAATAGCCCTCTTAGCAATATATTTAGCAATAATATTTTCACTCAACTTTTTATAAGCCTCTTCCCTTACTGtatgttgttttcatttcatagCTGTAAAGCCTGTCACACATTTACCTTTGCAGCTGCCTCATGAGTTGATTCAGAGCTTCCTGAAGTGGTGTCTGCTCGACCTCTAGACAAAAAACaggtggggggaaaaatggTGTGAGACAGAACTGACTATAAGAGGTATTAAACTTCCAAGATATTAGAAATCAACTAAACAAAACTCGTGCAACTTGAGAATTcaatatgaaagaaaagaatacaGTGGCAAAGCCCACAATACATACAGGGGATCTACTTTTCTCATTACCCTTACTTGACATTCTGCTCACTCTAACGGGTACCAGACACCACTCTGAAAAAGGATACAGTAACCTAATTCTAAATTTTTGTACAAGATGGAGAAAACCAGAGTTGGCAAAAAATGTCATGTCACTTGCCatagaaacaaaaagaacaataaaacctgagtcagagaaaacaggaattggcaaaagaattttttttaccCTACCTTCCTGCTTTGATAAAGTGCTCGTCAGTGGTTTCTCTGGCGACAATTCCATTCTGATGGGCGTCTGACACTTCATTTCCTGTTCCCCTTCACTGTCTGCATGGTCTCGATCTCGTTTCTTTTTATCCTCCTAGAAAGATTGTTATGGAAATTTAAGAACACCTGCAAACTCAGCATTGTTACTGTACATAATGCTCTCTCGATTTTTCAGAATAACCTCCCAgggtttaaaaaataagaatagtCTGCGTATAGAAACCTTGTATTCTTTATGTACTGTCTCCACCTACTGGACACTGACATAATTCAGCCATACAATGCAGTGTATGTACTGAATCAGTTTTTCAAAAAATGTGACAGCTGTCTGGTGTGTATCCCTTAAAAGTGGGATAGGAACAACTCTGCTAGAGAAGTCTCCTAAGATGAGTTTTGAAGGTTACAGAAAAACTAGTAAGAAACAGTCAGGAAATTTGAGATTAGAGGTACTCATAAAGCTTCAAATAAATGTGTTATAATTACTTACCAAGTTAAGTCCCCTGgcaaggaaatgctttttttttttagtttttaattatgAACTTGTGAAGTCTTCACGTTTTATATAAATGGATTTATTTAGACATAgattttcccccccttttcaATTCTCTGTGCTCTTACAATTgccaatatttttaaaaagatgggAAATTCCAGATGACTTCACTCatctttttctaataaaaatatttggaagaaagaaaacagcaaagtgaATACACTGAGTGTGAATGTATTCTAGTTTAAGAGTACAAGTTACAGTCGTATCTACTCACCTTTTGATGTGAAGCCCTGACAAAGTCAagagctgctgcattttttttttgctaaaatgcCATAGCACGAACACATAccttaacttttctttttcttttctccttttcttccccaagaacttgtttttctcctttctttctttttttccttttcctgtcctTATGTTTTTCATGTTCAGATTTGTCTTCGTAGAGGGCGGAATCAAGTCCTGTATTTCCAGTGGAGAGTTCAGCAACTTCGCTCCCTCCAACTTTCAGCACCAGTTTCAGTGGCTTTTCCACATACTCTTCAACCAGCAGAGAAACAAACCGTGTGAGTACCGCGGCAAAACACACCCCCGGCCCGAACGACCCCGCTCTGCCTCCTTCCAAAGGCTGTCCCCGCTCCAGGTCTCCCCCCCAGACGCCGCCGCTTCTGCCCCGCGCAGAGCCGAGCCCACCGAGCACCGCCCGCCCCAGCCCGCCAGGGCCGCGCTCCTCCCCCGCGGCCTTACGCCCAACCTCCCAACCGCCACCGGGGGGTGCGGGCCCGCGCTGCCCCGCGGCCTCTGCCCGCCCACCCCCGTAGGGACCCACCCTCGTAGGGGTGTTTGTCCGACTTGTGCTTCTTGTGCTTCTTGCCCATGGCCGCGGCCCGGCGGAGGCCGCGCTGCTCTGGCGGACCCGGCCTGGCCCGCGCGCACCGGCGGGAGGAGGAGGcgcagcgccccctggcggcgcGGAGGTCCGCGCAGGCGCAGTGACGGGCGAGGCAGCGGCAGCGTGGGCGATCCCTGACCCGTAATTCCTGATCTCTGGTTACTGATCCCTGATCTGTGATTGCTGATCCCTGATGCGTGATCTGTGATCCCTGATCTGTGATCCCTGATCTGTGATCCGCGCCTGGGAGCGGCGAGCTCGGTGCGTTTTGCCCCGAGAGCAGCCCCCTCAGCCCTCTGGGCTCCTCGGGCAGCGttgcctctgcagagccctcaccGCGTCCCACACAGTCGTAGGATCATgagggttggaagagacctctaagGTTATCGATTCCCCACCACCAAACCACCACTTTCACAGTAACCCCTAAACCACAAAACCACATCACCCAGCGTCAGATTCAGGTGCCTCCTAAACCCCTCCAGGAATGGTTACGCCACcgcctccctgggcaacctcaCCCCAATGCCTGACCCGCTGAACAGTGAAACGTgattttctaatatctaatctgacTCTCCCCTGTCTGCGCCTCCCCTCAGCTCCCCGGACCGTCTccgctcctgcagccccagcgaGGCCCGTTCCGCTGCCCGGAGATGCCGCTCTCTCAgcccgcggggccgccccgtcccccctgtcccctccacgGGTCTCCGGGGCGGTGCAGCGTGTCAGTGGCTTCGGCAGGACTCACAGAGTCACGGCAGCATCAGTGAGGCTGGAAATGGCATCtgagatcatagagtccaacccgTGCCCGGTCACCACCATGCCGGCCAGACCCTGCCacgtccagtctttccttaaacacctccagggacgaGACTCCAGCTGAGTGCTCAGCCTGAGTCCTCCTGTGTTTGCAGTAGCTGGTGCTGCACAGTCTCCCCTGCCGCGCCTGTAAGGGGTGAATGTGACACCAGCAGAAGGGTTGTGTGCACCCGAGGAAGGGTTTGCAGAGGTGCACAGTCCGTACCGATCCAAGGGACGGATCGCTCCTGTTCCCTGGCAAACAGCAGAGATGGTTGTGCCTGTCCTGCACAGGCTGGGATGGACTCAGTCTCACAGTCTGAGTGCCTAAACTTGTGCACCAGTTTTCAAAGCAGATACTTTATAATCAGATTAAaaatctaaggaaaaaaataagtgtgCTGTCCATTACAGGTTAAAAATAACTTAGAAATTCTGACCTCCTAGAAACAGTGGAGGTTCACACATTTGCCCATTTGCCTTGCCTAGCAGTACTTCCCAAAGCAAGTGAATGGTTTTCACAGCTATATGCAACACTAATTGTATTGACCTTCAAAATTAATAGTGTATTTGCTTCTATTGCTTAAACTGCAGTCACTGCTGTTTCAACAACACTGTGTGGGTATTGTTTTCTGCTAAGACCTCCTCTGTAAGGCATCTTGAAATTTCTCTTCTCTGAAGTTTGGAGTGCAAAAATAAACTGCTTCTATTTCAAAAGAGAAACTTTAATTTATTCCCACACAACAATCCTGTAAGTATTCCTTAAGTGTGTTGTATCATATGTGATGTTTTAtagcaaaacaacaacaaaaagaaacagttgttaatTAGAAATTTATGCTCTGTGTGGCTGCACATGGATACAAGGTTTATTTTCAGTACTTGAGGAGACTGAGAAAATCTCTTGTCTGTTGTCCATTCAGTCACTGGGAATGTAAT is drawn from Pithys albifrons albifrons isolate INPA30051 chromosome 12, PitAlb_v1, whole genome shotgun sequence and contains these coding sequences:
- the BRD7 gene encoding bromodomain-containing protein 7, which produces MGKKHKKHKSDKHPYEEYVEKPLKLVLKVGGSEVAELSTGNTGLDSALYEDKSEHEKHKDRKRKKRKKGEKQVLGEEKEKRKRKVKEDKKKRDRDHADSEGEQEMKCQTPIRMELSPEKPLTSTLSKQEEVEQTPLQEALNQLMRQLQRKDPSSFFSFPVTDFIAPGYSMIIKNPMDFSTMKEKIKNNGYQSIEELKDNFKLMCTNAMTYNKPDTIYYKAAKKLLHSGMKILSQERIQSLKQSIEFMADLQKTRKQKDKTEQQQIGEDENGPGKDRGETMDGDTKAFKSPSKEHKKKDKDLLEDKLRSNSLEREQEQIDRIVRESGGKLTRRLANSQCEFERRKPDGTTTLGLLNPVDLTAGEPGYCPVKLGMTAGRLQSGVNTLQGFKEDKRNKVTPVTYLNYGPFSSYAPTYDSTFANISKEDSDLIYSTYGEDSNQGSASIQDFCMKSQDYPLLLADSLLDVLTKGGHSRALRELEMPLEEGEGPQERSDAIKDVKIMEIDIAARLDAANNDRLTALKAVTNFGMPIEEFDSEEAEIFQRKLDETTKLLRELQDAQNERLSTKPPPNMICLLGPSYREMHLAERVTSNLKELAQQVTPGDIVSTYGIRKAMGISVPVPDTEDSWVDLTEDFEEPKKTITIPGNECGAVTG